One genomic window of Micromonospora sp. WMMD1128 includes the following:
- a CDS encoding cytochrome ubiquinol oxidase subunit I, which produces MDALDVARWQFGVTTVYHFLFVPLTIGLSVLVAILQTMWHRTGNERYLKLTRFYGKLFLINFAMGVVTGIVQEFQFGMNWSDYSRFVGDIFGAPLAIEALVAFFLESTFIGLWIFGWDRLPKRLHLAAIWAAAIGTNLSAYFILAANSFMQNPVGFRINPDSGRAELTDFPAVLTNKVALITFPHTLAGSFLVAGSLVVTVGLWHVMRNRDSADTGAYRFATKFGAWVVLVSSALVVLTGDIQGKIMTEVQPMKMAAAEGLYTTESPASFSVLTVGSLDGSREILAVKIPYLLSFLGTGDPHGTVQGINDLQAQYASQYGPGTYAPIIPVTYWSFRFMIGFGLAAAAIALLVLWSQRRGRTPTNRWLLRAGLVMPVLPLLANSFGWIFTEMGRQPWIVFGEMLTRNGVSRSVSLTEVLTSFTAFTLIYATLAVIEFKLLVRYARAGVPDVTDQPTDDDTDDAQRPLAFAY; this is translated from the coding sequence GTGGACGCGTTGGACGTCGCCCGCTGGCAGTTCGGTGTCACCACCGTCTACCACTTCCTGTTCGTGCCGCTGACCATCGGCCTGTCCGTGCTCGTCGCCATCCTCCAGACGATGTGGCACCGCACCGGCAACGAGCGCTACCTCAAGCTCACCAGGTTCTACGGCAAACTGTTCCTGATCAACTTCGCGATGGGCGTGGTCACCGGCATCGTGCAGGAGTTCCAGTTCGGCATGAACTGGAGCGACTACTCCCGCTTCGTCGGCGACATCTTCGGCGCGCCCCTGGCCATCGAGGCGCTCGTCGCGTTCTTCCTGGAGTCCACGTTCATCGGTCTGTGGATCTTCGGCTGGGACCGGCTGCCCAAGCGACTGCACCTCGCCGCGATCTGGGCCGCCGCGATCGGCACCAATCTGTCGGCCTACTTCATCCTCGCCGCGAACTCGTTCATGCAGAACCCGGTCGGCTTCCGGATCAACCCCGACAGCGGACGCGCCGAACTCACCGACTTCCCCGCCGTGCTCACCAACAAGGTCGCCCTGATCACCTTCCCGCACACCCTCGCCGGGTCGTTCCTGGTCGCCGGGTCCCTCGTGGTCACCGTCGGACTGTGGCACGTGATGCGCAACCGCGACAGCGCCGACACCGGCGCCTACCGCTTCGCCACGAAGTTCGGCGCCTGGGTGGTGCTGGTCTCCTCGGCGCTCGTGGTGCTCACCGGCGACATCCAAGGCAAGATCATGACCGAGGTGCAGCCGATGAAGATGGCCGCCGCCGAGGGCCTCTACACCACCGAGAGCCCCGCCTCGTTCTCCGTGCTCACCGTCGGCAGCCTCGACGGCAGCCGCGAGATCCTCGCCGTCAAGATCCCGTACCTGCTGTCGTTCCTCGGCACCGGCGACCCGCACGGCACCGTGCAGGGCATCAACGACCTCCAGGCCCAGTACGCCAGCCAGTACGGCCCCGGCACCTACGCCCCGATCATCCCGGTCACCTACTGGAGCTTCCGCTTCATGATCGGCTTCGGCCTGGCCGCCGCCGCGATCGCCCTGCTGGTCCTCTGGAGCCAACGCCGGGGCCGCACCCCGACCAACCGGTGGCTGCTGCGCGCCGGCCTGGTCATGCCGGTGCTGCCGCTGCTCGCCAACTCCTTCGGCTGGATCTTCACCGAGATGGGCCGCCAACCCTGGATCGTCTTCGGCGAGATGCTCACCCGCAACGGCGTGTCCCGCAGCGTCTCCCTGACCGAGGTGCTCACCTCCTTCACCGCCTTCACCCTCATCTACGCCACCCTCGCGGTGATCGAGTTCAAGCTGCTCGTCCGCTACGCCCGCGCCGGCGTACCCGACGTCACCGACCAACCCACCGACGACGACACCGACGACGCGCAGCGCCCGCTCGCGTTCGCCTACTGA
- a CDS encoding lysophospholipid acyltransferase family protein, with translation MDTSPWRAPLLWRGAQTLARALVALIGRLEVTGDVPEELRRGPLILAANHISPFDPVVLAAACRVRRVAPRIMATAGLFRAPVIGPLMRRAGHIRVDRGTTAVHRSLEVAAEAVAGGSVVLVYPEGRIGLDPGMWPERGKTGAARLAFASGAAVVPVAQWGSHEVLPYRAPKGMLRGLARALRRRPVIRVHFGAPVALADLRHDAPGAARHATDRIIDAITEDLVPLRPHEPDLPRHVDPGRPSDPSRAHRRHRAG, from the coding sequence ATGGACACCTCCCCCTGGCGCGCGCCGCTGCTGTGGCGCGGCGCGCAGACGCTCGCCCGCGCCCTCGTCGCGCTGATCGGCCGGCTCGAGGTCACCGGCGACGTGCCCGAGGAGCTGCGGCGCGGGCCGCTGATCCTGGCGGCCAACCACATCAGCCCGTTCGACCCGGTGGTGCTCGCCGCCGCCTGCCGGGTCCGGCGCGTCGCGCCGCGCATCATGGCCACCGCCGGGCTGTTCCGGGCCCCGGTGATCGGGCCGCTGATGCGCCGCGCCGGGCACATCCGTGTCGACCGCGGCACCACCGCCGTGCACCGCTCGCTGGAGGTCGCCGCCGAGGCGGTGGCCGGCGGCTCGGTGGTGCTCGTCTACCCCGAGGGCCGCATCGGGCTCGACCCCGGCATGTGGCCCGAACGGGGCAAGACCGGCGCGGCCCGGCTCGCCTTCGCCAGCGGCGCCGCCGTCGTCCCGGTCGCCCAGTGGGGCTCGCACGAGGTGCTGCCCTACCGCGCCCCGAAGGGGATGCTGCGCGGCCTGGCCCGCGCGCTGCGCCGCCGGCCGGTCATCCGGGTGCACTTCGGCGCCCCGGTGGCCCTGGCCGACCTGCGCCACGACGCGCCGGGCGCGGCCCGCCACGCCACCGACCGGATCATCGACGCGATCACCGAAGACCTGGTCCCGCTGCGCCCGCACGAGCCCGACCTGCCCCGGCACGTCGACCCCGGCCGACCGAGCGACCCCAGCCGCGCGCACCGCCGCCACCGCGCGGGCTGA
- a CDS encoding DUF4180 domain-containing protein, whose amino-acid sequence MADELVERAGVTVLLCDPAGPPIATEADALDLIGAAFAGASVVAVPAQRLDPRFFALGTRFAGEVMQKFVTYRLRLAVVGDISAHLADSGALRALVAESNRHDQVWFVPDLAALDDRLRAAG is encoded by the coding sequence GTGGCTGACGAGCTGGTCGAGCGCGCCGGGGTCACGGTGCTGCTCTGCGACCCGGCCGGCCCGCCGATCGCCACCGAGGCCGACGCGCTGGACCTGATCGGCGCGGCGTTCGCCGGCGCGAGCGTGGTGGCGGTGCCGGCGCAGCGGCTCGACCCGCGCTTCTTCGCGCTGGGCACCCGCTTCGCCGGGGAGGTGATGCAGAAGTTCGTCACTTACCGGCTGCGCCTGGCGGTGGTCGGTGACATCTCCGCGCACCTGGCCGACAGCGGCGCGCTGCGGGCACTCGTCGCCGAGTCCAACCGGCACGACCAGGTGTGGTTCGTGCCGGACCTGGCCGCCCTCGACGACCGGCTGCGCGCCGCCGGCTGA
- a CDS encoding helix-turn-helix domain-containing protein translates to MGNDMYSVEQVAALLGLHVRTVRGYIRAGRLRAVRIGKQYRIARADLDALTGRPATATPSAAEVSSIVALDGVDRAAADRLATLVLAGVNTHPDPDRPLRVQTVHDEERQRMKLVILGDLAATADLLRLLDAVLDGDNGLLDGGHGPRTGEEADRG, encoded by the coding sequence ATGGGTAACGACATGTACTCGGTGGAGCAGGTCGCGGCGCTGCTCGGGCTGCACGTGCGCACGGTGCGCGGCTACATCCGCGCCGGCCGGCTGCGCGCGGTGCGCATCGGCAAGCAGTACCGGATCGCCCGCGCCGACCTGGACGCGCTGACCGGCCGGCCGGCGACAGCCACGCCTTCGGCGGCGGAGGTGTCGAGCATCGTCGCGCTCGACGGCGTCGACCGGGCCGCCGCCGACCGCCTGGCCACGCTGGTGCTGGCCGGCGTCAACACCCACCCCGACCCGGACCGTCCACTGCGGGTGCAGACCGTGCACGACGAGGAGCGTCAGCGTATGAAGTTGGTGATCCTGGGCGACCTGGCCGCCACCGCCGACCTGCTGCGCCTGCTCGACGCGGTGCTCGACGGCGACAACGGCCTGCTCGACGGCGGCCACGGCCCGCGCACGGGGGAGGAGGCCGACCGTGGCTGA
- a CDS encoding glycerophosphodiester phosphodiesterase family protein yields MQPRHGYLDAPAPLAFAHRGGAADGDENTAAAFARAVALGYRYVETDVHATADGVPVVFHDPTLRRVTGENGRIADLRFADLASVRVGGAAVVPRLDDVLGAWPQVRFNVDVKADGGVEPTVAAVERAGAGDRVLLASFSDARLTRLRALAGPTVATGLGMRGVARLRMASLHGRALRLPPSVVAAQVPVSYGRIPVVDRRLIAYCHRIGLQVHVWTIDEPTQMHHLLDLGVDGIMTDHVGVLRDVYRSRGHWAA; encoded by the coding sequence GTGCAGCCTCGTCACGGCTATCTCGACGCGCCCGCGCCGCTGGCCTTCGCCCACCGCGGGGGCGCCGCCGACGGCGACGAGAACACCGCCGCCGCGTTCGCCCGCGCGGTCGCCCTGGGCTACCGGTACGTCGAGACCGACGTGCACGCCACCGCCGACGGCGTGCCCGTGGTGTTCCACGACCCGACGCTGCGCCGGGTCACCGGCGAGAACGGCCGCATCGCCGACCTGCGCTTCGCCGACCTCGCCTCGGTACGCGTCGGCGGCGCCGCCGTGGTGCCCCGCCTCGACGACGTCCTCGGCGCCTGGCCGCAGGTCCGGTTCAACGTCGACGTCAAGGCCGACGGCGGGGTGGAACCCACCGTCGCCGCGGTCGAGCGCGCCGGCGCCGGCGACCGGGTGCTGCTGGCCTCGTTCAGCGACGCCCGGCTGACCCGGCTGCGCGCGCTGGCCGGGCCGACGGTCGCCACCGGCCTCGGCATGCGCGGCGTGGCCCGGCTGCGGATGGCGTCCCTGCACGGGCGGGCGCTGCGGCTGCCGCCGTCCGTGGTCGCCGCCCAGGTGCCGGTCTCCTACGGGCGGATCCCGGTGGTCGACCGGCGGTTGATCGCCTACTGCCACCGGATCGGGTTGCAGGTGCACGTCTGGACGATCGACGAACCCACCCAGATGCACCACTTACTTGACCTAGGGGTGGATGGCATCATGACCGATCACGTCGGCGTGCTCCGCGACGTCTACCGCAGTCGCGGCCACTGGGCCGCCTGA